The following nucleotide sequence is from Thermoleophilaceae bacterium.
GCGTGACGATCGACCTCGGAAACGGCCAGACAGCCTCGAGCTCGCTCACCGCCAACCGGCAGTAGTGACCTACCCTTCCCCGCCCGTGGGGCTCTGCGACGACGTGCGGGCGAGCTGTGCCGCGATCGCGGAGGACGCCCGCTTCGTGCAGATCCACGTGCACGCCGCAGACGAGATAGAGCCCGGGCCGCCGCCCGTGCTCGATCCGGAGCGCCACTACCTGGAGGGCTCGCGCGCCGTGGTGTGCACCTACCTGCTCACGCTCGACGCCATCAACTTCGGCTCCGGCTGGTTCCCCACGCTGCGAAAGCGGCCGGGCTGCTCCGGCTACTACACGGTCGCGTGGGCGCTCGCGGACCACTTCCGGGCGCATGGCCCGTGGTCGCCCGAGGAGCTCGAGCTGCTCGACGGCCGTCGCGTGGCCGCCGTGCTCGAGCAGGAGCCGGGGCACGAGCTGATGGAGCTGTACGCGGAGGCGCTGCGCGACCTCGGCCGCTTCCTGAGCGGGAGAAGCGCGCTCGAGGTGGTGAGCTCGGCGAGCGGCTCGGCGGAGGCGCTGGCCGAGACGCTCGCTCGCGGGATGCCGTTCTTCGACGACCGCGGCTTCTACAAGCGCGCCCAGATAGTTGCGAGCAACATGGCCCTCGCCGGGGTGGCGGACTTCTACGACCTCGACAGGCTCACGATCTTCGCCGACAACCTCGTGCCGCACGTGCTGCGCGTGGACGGCGTGCTGAGCTACGAGCCGGAGCTGGCCGCTCGCATCGACAGCGAGGAGCTCCTGCCGGCCGGAGAGGAGGAGCGCGAGATCCGCGCGTGCGCCCTTCACGCCTGCGAATCGATCGCCGGGCGGCTCGGCGTGCCGCCCCGGATCCTCGACGTATGGCTCTGGAACCGCGGGCAGGAGCCGCGCTACAAGGCCCTGCCGCGCCACCGCACCCGCACGGTCTTCTACTGAGACATGCACTTCGGCATCGACATCTCACCCGCGGGTGAATGGGGAACGCCGCGGCGGCTCGCCGAGCTGGCGGCGCTGGCCGAGCGCTCGGGCTGGGACGGGGTGTTCCTCGAGGACTACGTGTTCTACCCGAGCGGCATCGACGCATACGACCCGTGGGTGGCCCTTGCCGCGATCGCCCTCGCCACCGAGCGCGTGCGCGTCGGGACGATGGTCACGCCGCTGCCCCGGCGCCGGCCGTGGAAGGTCGCGAGCGAAGGGGTGACGATCGACAACCTGTCGGGCGGCCGGATGATCCTCGGCGTGGGGTCGGGCGATCCGCAGAGCGCGGACATCGCGAGCGTTGGCGAGGCGAGCGATCTGCGGACCCGGGCCGAGCTGCTCGACGAGGCGCTCGACGTGATCGCCGGGCTTTGGCGTGGCGAGGCGTTCAGCCACCACGGCAGGCACTTCCACGTGGAGGACGTCACGCTCCGGCCGCGCCCGCTCCAGCAGCCGCGGATTCCGATCTGGGTCGGGGGCATGTACACGAGCCGTGGCCCGCGGGAGCGCGCTCTCCGCTGGGACGGTGCCTGCCTCTACCGCGTGGAGCCGCCCGACTGGGAGGACCTGCGCCCCGATGAGGTGCGCGAGCTGCGTGCAGCGGCAGGCGACGCATTCGACATCGCGGTTGGCGGCCGCGAGCGGCGCGAGGACGAGGATGCTGAGCGCGAGTACGTGCGCGAGCTCGCCGCCGCGGGTGCCACCTGGTGGCACGAGTACCTCCCGCCCACCATGCCGCTCCGCGTGGTGCGCGACCACATCGAGCGCGGCCCGCTAAGGGCCGCTGGTGGCGAGCGGGCCTGAGTGCTTGCCGGCCGCGTCCATCCCGAAGAAGCGGAACGGCAGCGCCGCCGCGGGGTCCGGTGTCGTGGCGAGCGCGATCGGGAGCGCGGTGCCCGCTGCGGCGGGTGCCGGAAGGGTGAAAAGTGCGTAGTCGTTCGGATGCGCGGTGGAGCTGATCGTGCACGTGCCGGCCGCGAAGGTGCAGCCCGTGAGCTGGTGCCCCTTGTCCGCGAGCACCGCGAACGACTTCACCGGGTAGTTGAAGGTCGCCGTGCCGTTCACCACGTTCGCCGCCTGAGGCGAGCGCACGAACCCGAGCTCCCCGGCGCGCGCATTGAGCGCCGAGAGGAACTCGCCCTCGCCCGCGTACGCGGCCTTCCGGGCCGCGGAGTCACAGGCCGCCTGGATCACCGAGCCGATCGTGATGTTCGGCAGCGGCGGTCCGGCAAGCTTGAGCGCGCCGGCGAGGTCGCTCGACCTGAAGTAGCTCCCGCAGCGGAACGCGCGGTGCCGCCCGAGCACGTTGTTCGTGGCGTGGAGCTTGAGCTTGAGCGCGTATCCCTTCGGCAGCGCGGCGCTCTTCAGGTTGATTCGCAGCCTGCGTTTCGGCGGCTTGGACCCGCTGATCACGGACGGGGCACGGTTCACCACCACGAGCACGCCGCGCACGCGGTCGCTCCGCCTCTGCTTCGCCAGCACCGCGAACACGCTCACGCCCTTTGGAAACGATCTCGCGGCCCCCGCCCTCGCGCTCCCCTTTCGGGACTTCACGAGGTCGAGCTCGAATCCGGCCACCGTGGCGTTCGCCCGCGCCGGCTCCTTCACGCGCACGACGGTGATGGTGCTCCTGTGCTTCGCGGCGGCTGCGGGCGAAGCCAGCAGGAGCGGGACCGCGAGTGCGAGAACGCATAACGCCGCGCGCTTCATCAACCGCCCGCCGGGTCCTGTGCCGCGCCGCGCAGAGGCGTGACCTCGGCGCTGGGCTGCGGCTTGCGGCCAGTGGCCTGCTCGAGCTCCTCCTCGAGCTCGCGGATGCGGGCGCTGAGCGCCCGTATCGCGTCCGCCACCGGATCCGGAAGGTGCGCCCAATCGGCGTCCGGCCCCTCCGGGCGCTTCCCGCTCACCCTCACCGGATGGCCCGGGTTGCCCACCACCGTGGAGTTGGGCGGCACGTCGTGGATCACCACCGAGTTGGCGCCGATCTTGGAGCAGTGCCCCACGCGGATCGGGCCGAGCAGCTTGGCGCCCGAGCCCACCACCACGTCGCTCTCCACGGTCGGATGGCGCTTGCCGCGCGCGAAGCCGGTGCCGCCGAGCGTCACGCCCTGGTAGAGGGTCACGTTGTCGCCGATCTCGGCGGTCTCGCCGATCACCACGCCCGTGCCGTGGTCGATGAAGAGCGCCGCCCCGATTTGCGCTGCCGGGTGGATCTCGATGTTCGTGGCCATGCGCGCGAGGTAGGCGAGCACGCGCGGGAGCAGAGGCACGCCCGCCTCGTGGAGCGCGTGGGCAACGCGGTGCGTGAGAAGCGCGTGGACGCCGGGGTAGGTGAGCAGGATCTCCCAGCGGCCGAGGTCGCGCGCAGCGGGGTCGCGCTGCTGGGCGGCTGTGAGGTCCTGGCGCAGCTCGCGCCCGACGCGTCGTAGGGCTCGGAGTCCGAACACGTCAACCAGATTGTGTCGCAGCGGGTACGCGGGCGCACGCCGTGCAGTCGGGGCGGCGGCTCGTCTTGACCAGCGTCTGCTCGAGAGTGCGCGCGTCGATCTGCACGATGCGGTCCACCGCCGGCTCCACAGCACCTGTGAGCAGCTTGAGCGCCTCGAGCGCCTGAATCGACGCCACGATTCCGGCCACGGGACCCAGCACCCCGGCCTCGCGGCAGCTCGGCACGCTGCCCGCCGGGGGCTCGACCGGAAAGGCGCAGCGGTAGCAGGCGGACTCGCCGGGCCTGATCGGCATCACGAGACCGTCGAACCCGAGCACGCCCCCCTCCACCAGCGGCGTGCCGAGCGCGCAGCAGGCGTCGTTCACCACGTAGCGGGTGGCGAAGGTGTCGGAGCAGTCCACCACCACGTCGGCGCCCGTGAAAATCGCTTCGGCGTTGAAGTCCTCGATGCGGGCCGGGAACGTCTCGACCAGAACGGTGGGGTTCATCAGCTGGAGCTTCGACGTCGCGCTCACCGCCTTGTTCACGCCCACGTCCGGCGTGAAGTGGAGCGGCTGGCGCGGCAGGTTGGAGAGCTCCACCTCGCCGTCGTCCACCACGCCGATGCGGCCGACCCCGGCGCCCGCGAGGTACGTGAGCACAGGTCCGCCGAGCGCGCCTGCGCCCACCACCACGGCGCTCGAGCCCTTGAGCCGAGCCTGTGCGGCGCCGCTCCACTCCGGCAGCACGAGCTGCCGCGAGTAGCGCTCCAGATCGGCATCCGTGAGCGTCATCCGCGTTTGACGATAGTCACGGTCGTGCCGTTCACGCACACTTCGTGCCCGTCCTCCCCAGCCGAGCGCGGAACGCTCTCGATCGGCTCGCCCGGATCGAGCAGCAGTGTGAGCTCCTCACCTGGATCGAGATCCTCGAGCGCCAGCTTCGCCCTCACCCAGTTCAGCGGGCACACCACGCCTCTCAGGTCGAGCGTCTGGGCGGTCACGGCGCGAAGAAGGGCGTGGTCACGTACCGCTCCCCGGAGTCCGGCATCACGACCACCACGCGCTTGCCCTCGAAGTCCGGCCTGCATCCCACCTGGATCGCGGCCCACACCGCCGCCCCCGCCGAGATGCCGGCCAGCACACCCTCCTTGCGCGAGATCAGGCGGGCGGTCTCGATCGCGTCCTCGTCGTCCACGGGCATGATCTCGTCGAGGATGTCGCGGTTGAGCACCGACGGCACGAACCCGGCACCGATCCCCTGGATCTTGTGCGGCCCGGGCCGGCCTCCGGACAGCACGGGCGACGACTTCGGCTCCACCGCCACCACGTGCAGGTCCGGGTTGAGCTCCTTCAGCCGCTCGCCCGCGCCCGTGATCGTCCCCCCGGTGCCCACGCCCGCCACGAGCGCGTCCACCTTTCCGCCCGTGTCGCGCCAGATCTCCTCGGCCGTGGTCCGGCGGTGGATCTCGGGGTTGGCGGGATTCGAGAACTGGTCGGGGATGAAGCAATCGCCGCGCTCCCCCGCGATCCGCGCAGCGGCGTCCACCGCCTCGTTCATGCCGCCGAGCGACTCGGTGATCTCCACCTCGGCGCCGTACAGCCTGAGCAGGCCCTCGCGCTCGCGGCTCATCCCCTGCGGCATGGTGAGCACCAGCTGGTAGCCCTTCGCGGCGCACACGAACGCGAGCGCGATGCCGGTGTTGCCGGACGTGGCCTCGACGATCGTCGTCTTCCCCGGCTCGATGCGGCCGTCCCTCTCGG
It contains:
- a CDS encoding queuosine salvage family protein → MGLCDDVRASCAAIAEDARFVQIHVHAADEIEPGPPPVLDPERHYLEGSRAVVCTYLLTLDAINFGSGWFPTLRKRPGCSGYYTVAWALADHFRAHGPWSPEELELLDGRRVAAVLEQEPGHELMELYAEALRDLGRFLSGRSALEVVSSASGSAEALAETLARGMPFFDDRGFYKRAQIVASNMALAGVADFYDLDRLTIFADNLVPHVLRVDGVLSYEPELAARIDSEELLPAGEEEREIRACALHACESIAGRLGVPPRILDVWLWNRGQEPRYKALPRHRTRTVFY
- a CDS encoding LLM class flavin-dependent oxidoreductase; the encoded protein is MHFGIDISPAGEWGTPRRLAELAALAERSGWDGVFLEDYVFYPSGIDAYDPWVALAAIALATERVRVGTMVTPLPRRRPWKVASEGVTIDNLSGGRMILGVGSGDPQSADIASVGEASDLRTRAELLDEALDVIAGLWRGEAFSHHGRHFHVEDVTLRPRPLQQPRIPIWVGGMYTSRGPRERALRWDGACLYRVEPPDWEDLRPDEVRELRAAAGDAFDIAVGGRERREDEDAEREYVRELAAAGATWWHEYLPPTMPLRVVRDHIERGPLRAAGGERA
- the cysE gene encoding serine O-acetyltransferase gives rise to the protein MFGLRALRRVGRELRQDLTAAQQRDPAARDLGRWEILLTYPGVHALLTHRVAHALHEAGVPLLPRVLAYLARMATNIEIHPAAQIGAALFIDHGTGVVIGETAEIGDNVTLYQGVTLGGTGFARGKRHPTVESDVVVGSGAKLLGPIRVGHCSKIGANSVVIHDVPPNSTVVGNPGHPVRVSGKRPEGPDADWAHLPDPVADAIRALSARIRELEEELEQATGRKPQPSAEVTPLRGAAQDPAGG
- a CDS encoding HesA/MoeB/ThiF family protein; amino-acid sequence: MTLTDADLERYSRQLVLPEWSGAAQARLKGSSAVVVGAGALGGPVLTYLAGAGVGRIGVVDDGEVELSNLPRQPLHFTPDVGVNKAVSATSKLQLMNPTVLVETFPARIEDFNAEAIFTGADVVVDCSDTFATRYVVNDACCALGTPLVEGGVLGFDGLVMPIRPGESACYRCAFPVEPPAGSVPSCREAGVLGPVAGIVASIQALEALKLLTGAVEPAVDRIVQIDARTLEQTLVKTSRRPDCTACARVPAATQSG
- a CDS encoding sulfurtransferase TusA family protein, which translates into the protein MTAQTLDLRGVVCPLNWVRAKLALEDLDPGEELTLLLDPGEPIESVPRSAGEDGHEVCVNGTTVTIVKRG
- the cysK gene encoding cysteine synthase A codes for the protein MAKARENSRIPANLADIVGGTPMVRLTRIAPECKAEIVGKLEAYNPAGSVKDRIGVAMIEAAERDGRIEPGKTTIVEATSGNTGIALAFVCAAKGYQLVLTMPQGMSREREGLLRLYGAEVEITESLGGMNEAVDAAARIAGERGDCFIPDQFSNPANPEIHRRTTAEEIWRDTGGKVDALVAGVGTGGTITGAGERLKELNPDLHVVAVEPKSSPVLSGGRPGPHKIQGIGAGFVPSVLNRDILDEIMPVDDEDAIETARLISRKEGVLAGISAGAAVWAAIQVGCRPDFEGKRVVVVMPDSGERYVTTPFFAP